A segment of the Lycium barbarum isolate Lr01 chromosome 7, ASM1917538v2, whole genome shotgun sequence genome:
GTTTGATGGTTGGTTTATTTTATGGTGGTAGGTTTGACGGTGGTGATGGATATGGTGGTGGTGAAATTGACTGTGGTGGTAGCGGTGGATATGGTGGTGGTGAAATGGGTGGTGGCAAATTTGGTGGTGGCGGATATGGTTGTGGTGAAATTAGTGGTGGGGGTGGTGGGTTTTGTAATGAGTatagaagaaaaggaaaaagaaaatagtgcaaattaaaaagaaaaaagaaaaagtactgaaaataataaaatttattttatttccatgtGGCGCTGACGTGGCATGCGCGTGTGGAACACCACACGCTGTGAAAGTGGTATAGTACCTTGCAGGGTGGTCTTAAATTCACTTTTAAGATGTTAAGGTGTGTAGTAGGTAGCTTGTATAATTTAGGTGTGATATCGATATTTTAGatatagtttaggggtgttttgatgtattttaccTTCCTTTTTCTTGATTCTTGATCTCCAAAACAACCCAAAAAATGCAAATGCAATACAAGAATTTAATCGGATCAGGTTTAAAAGTATCCCAACTCTCATATGGAGCATGGGTAACATTTGGCAATCAACTAGATGTCAAAGAATTAAAAACCCTCTTACTATGTGGTTCAGGTGCTTAGTTATAACACATGATAGTTTGAGTGTCTAAATGATATATATACTGACAAATTTAAGAGATTATCGATGTATTCAATCATTATTTAATCAAGATTAATTAATGTTTTTATTGTATTAGATAATTATAATAAATTAAATTGATTTAATATAAGTATTGGATGCGAACAAGtatttaaggggtcgtttggtatacATGATAAAGTGAGATATTTCAGAATGAGATAAATTTATACTCAATTAAataaatatgaatttaatctCATGCTTAATTCTAAATATCTCACCTTATATCATCAAatttgagattattttatccaACGTTTAGATAGAGAAGGAGCCAGAATTTGAAGCTTATAAATTCAGAATCCTAATCCTTTTAACTTACGGGGTTCTAAATTAATAGATTGTATATGATTAAAGACATTATCaagataaatataaaatttggATCAAAACTACTGTTGCTAAACCCGTAAACTCTACTCTAGGTTCGCCCTTGCTTCCAGATAAGCTAAATTAGCCCAAAAATTATAAAAGAATCCAACTAAAAATGAATCACATCACACCAAAGGTCACTGCTTAGATCAATGTCACTTTCAAAGTCCTATAAGTTATGCCAAGTGTGAACAGCGAATCTACAAAAAAGTATCACCGAACACTTCGATTGCATTCCTCTTTAGAAAAACCAACCTTTCTCTCATTTTCTTGATTCTTGATCTCATCAAAAAACAATGCAAATGCAATACAAGAATTTAGGCTGATCAGGTCTCAAAAGTATCCCAACTCTGGAGCATGGGTAACATTTGGCAATCAACTGATGTCAAAGAAGCAAAAACCCTCTTAAAATGTTGCCGCGACATTTCGTCACTTGTTTATATGCTCAATTATTACATATCATAGTTCGAATATTTAAATGAGATATATACTAATAAACTTAAGGAATTATCGATGTAGTCAATTATTATTTAATCAcgattaattaatttttttaccaTTATATCAAATTACCTAATTATAATAAATTAAATTGATTTAATATAAATATTGGATACGAACAAGTatttaaggggttgtttggtatgcGGGACAAGGTGGGATATCCCAGAATTAAATGACGGACTAAATTCATATTGTGTTTGGTTGACAGTGATAAATTTATACCGTCAACCAAACAAGTATAAATTTAATCTCACACTTAATCCTGAATATCCCATCTTTTATTTTAGTTTCTCATCCGGTATTTGATACCTATTTTGAAGTCTGGCTATATCCTGATTCGCGCCGCATAGGGCCTATTTCTAAAGAAAACGTTCCTACCAAGAATTTTTTCATACCCAGATCTCAGATTCGAGACCTCTAATTAAGAGAGTTGCACCTCACCTCTAATTAAGAGAGTTGCACCCTCATACGTTACATCACATCTTTTGGCGGTGGATATCTCACCTTTATATCATCAAACTTGAAATTATTTTATTCCGCTTACAGATAAATTAATCCAACAATCATAAAAGAGACCCTAGTGTGCCAAGTGGAAACAGCTATGCTACATAATGGTGTCAACACTTCAACTCCATCCCAAACTCTTTCTACTTTGTTCCTCCTTAAAAAAAACCAATCTTTCTCTCATTTTCTTGATTCTTGATCTCACCAAAAAAAATGCAAATGCAATACAAGAATTTAGGCAGATCAGGTCTAAAAGTATCCCAACTTTCATATGGAGCATGGGTAACATTTGGCAATCAACTTGATGTCAAAGAAGCAAAAACACTGTTACAATGTTGTCGTGACAATGGTGTCAATTTCTTTGACAATGCTGAAGTATATGCTAATGGTCGTGCTGAAGAAATAATGGGACAAGCTATACGTGAACTTGGTTGGAAAAGATCAGATATTGTTATATCTACTAAGATTTTTTGGGGTGGATCAGGTCCAAATGATAAAGGTTTATCAAGAAAACATATAATTGAAGGTACAAAAGCTTCATTAAAGAGACTTGATATGGATTATGTAGATCTGATTTATTGTCATAGGCCTGATACAAGTACACCTATTGAAGAAACTGTTAGAGCTATGAATTATGTTATTGATAAAGGTTGGGCTTTTTATTGGGGTACTAGTGAATGGTCAGCTCAACAGATTACTGAAGCTTGGGGTGTTGCTCAAAGATTGGATCTTGTTGGTCCTATTGTTGAACAGCCTGAGTATAACTTGTTGTCTAGGCACAAGGTATTGTTTTCACTTTGATTCTTGATTTGGATTGTTTTACTTTATGTTATGGTTTGTTGTTGTTTATATTTGTAGTATGATGatgtatagtt
Coding sequences within it:
- the LOC132604356 gene encoding probable voltage-gated potassium channel subunit beta — translated: MQMQYKNLGRSGLKVSQLSYGAWVTFGNQLDVKEAKTLLQCCRDNGVNFFDNAEVYANGRAEEIMGQAIRELGWKRSDIVISTKIFWGGSGPNDKGLSRKHIIEGTKASLKRLDMDYVDLIYCHRPDTSTPIEETVRAMNYVIDKGWAFYWGTSEWSAQQITEAWGVAQRLDLVGPIVEQPEYNLLSRHKVESEYLPLYSNYGIGLTTWSPLASGVLTGKYNAGNIPPDSRFALENYKNLASRSLVDDVLRKVNGLKPIAEELGVPLPQLAIAWCAANPNVSSVITGATKEYQIQENMKAINVIPLLTPAVMEKIEAVVQSKPKRLDSYR